The Paracoccus sediminicola genome contains a region encoding:
- a CDS encoding complex I subunit 4 family protein encodes MPLLTIATFLPILAGLALMALPDRSTKKAHTVSIAATGAVFLITLGIWARGIVAGDFAQVEEIAWIPAIGAAYRLGVDGLSLPLVLLTSLLFLLSALYSARIGERAASYVVLMLMLETASLGTFMALDGLLFYVFFEVSLVGMYFMIAGWGYEERQRAALMFFLYTLVGSLPLLLAIIGLYLGSGTFDMRVWVEGTTLGGLPAMLALIAMLVTFAVKIPAFPVHTWLPAAHVQAPTAGSVILAGVMLKFGTYGLVRFAYQMTPEAFAQAGQVILAFGVVSALYGAFAALAQSDLKKMIAYTSVNHMGYVVMGVAIAALATEPRIRTIALDGATLQMVSHGLVTGALFFLVGMLQDRAHTRGIGDFGGLLGRVPWLGWAFILSAFASLGLPGLAHFPAEFQIFLATLNGMPWGLIAILAIVVTAALYLRAIAGVFLGEMNDKWADMPDLDRREKLVVLPLLVLTVLIGVAPGWLIDMIHTTMTGLGN; translated from the coding sequence ATGCCGCTTCTGACCATTGCCACCTTCCTGCCCATCCTTGCCGGTCTCGCGCTTATGGCGCTGCCCGACCGCTCCACGAAAAAGGCACACACGGTGTCCATCGCCGCGACGGGGGCCGTCTTCCTCATCACGCTGGGGATCTGGGCGCGGGGCATCGTGGCCGGAGATTTTGCCCAGGTCGAGGAAATCGCCTGGATCCCGGCCATTGGCGCAGCCTACCGACTGGGCGTGGACGGGTTGAGCCTGCCGCTTGTGCTGCTGACCTCGCTTCTGTTTCTTCTGTCGGCGTTGTATTCGGCGCGGATCGGGGAGCGGGCGGCCTCCTATGTGGTGCTGATGCTGATGCTGGAAACCGCGTCGCTCGGCACCTTCATGGCGCTTGACGGCCTGCTCTTCTATGTCTTCTTCGAGGTCTCACTGGTGGGCATGTATTTCATGATCGCAGGCTGGGGCTATGAAGAGCGGCAACGGGCTGCGCTCATGTTCTTCCTCTATACGCTTGTGGGCTCGTTGCCCCTCCTGCTGGCGATCATCGGGCTTTACCTCGGCTCAGGTACCTTCGACATGCGTGTCTGGGTCGAAGGTACCACACTGGGCGGGCTTCCCGCCATGCTGGCGCTGATTGCAATGCTCGTGACCTTCGCGGTCAAGATCCCGGCCTTCCCGGTCCACACCTGGCTTCCGGCGGCGCATGTGCAGGCGCCCACGGCGGGCAGCGTGATCCTCGCCGGCGTGATGCTGAAATTCGGCACATACGGGCTGGTGCGCTTTGCCTACCAGATGACGCCCGAGGCCTTCGCGCAGGCCGGACAGGTGATCCTCGCCTTCGGGGTGGTCAGCGCGCTTTACGGGGCCTTCGCGGCACTGGCGCAGAGCGACCTAAAGAAGATGATCGCCTACACGTCCGTTAACCACATGGGGTACGTGGTGATGGGCGTCGCCATTGCTGCACTGGCGACAGAGCCGCGCATCCGGACCATAGCTTTGGATGGCGCGACCCTCCAGATGGTCAGCCACGGGCTGGTCACGGGCGCCCTCTTCTTCCTTGTGGGCATGTTGCAGGACCGGGCCCATACCCGCGGAATCGGCGATTTCGGCGGGCTGCTGGGCCGTGTGCCGTGGCTTGGCTGGGCCTTCATCCTGTCGGCTTTCGCCTCTCTCGGATTGCCGGGCCTGGCGCACTTCCCGGCCGAGTTCCAGATTTTCCTTGCCACGCTGAACGGCATGCCCTGGGGGTTGATCGCGATCCTCGCCATCGTTGTCACGGCGGCGCTGTATCTGCGGGCCATCGCGGGCGTGTTTCTGGGCGAGATGAACGACAAATGGGCCGACATGCCCGATCTGGACCGGCGCGAAAAGCTGGTGGTCCTGCCGCTTCTCGTCCTGACCGTTCTGATCGGTGTCGCACCCGGCTGGCTGATTGACATGATCCACACCACCATGACGGGCCTCGGCAACTGA
- a CDS encoding NADH-quinone oxidoreductase subunit 5 family protein, translated as MIWLALTILAPLGAGLTALALRRAPEAIALIGAALGLAGAIALFAGVAGGTDITASLPFLPDLPIRLVASPLTATLALVVATVAAMVLTYAAGYMAQDPERPRFFGTMLMFVAAMQLLVLSGDWITLLAAWEMIGFASYLLIGFWHGRNGVPGAAMRAFLYTRTADLGLYLAAFLLIGIAGTSEISATLATTGTPALIAGLLLLFAAMGKSAQVPMQDWLMRAMAGPTPVSALLHSATLVAAGAILLIRTAPMLPGGALLAIGIVGGATAVIAGLMALAATDLKRLLAASTASQYGLMLIAVGAGVPIAALLHLIAHAAIKSALFLGAGVFQHDRESTDLDTLAGAGRTRPGIFAGFAVAALALAGLRPLAAFYSKDAILAAALDSPSAAWLLPLALAGSVLTGAYMGRALKVLWSGTPEKPHDPVPLMAVGMGVLVALAATLGLVFKPLEAMLGAHLAEPGWIVPAMGLAVGLAGLALGWLLAPARLLGPLLAPARDGFPIAGGLDALVVRPALALARLCDRLDSWIIRRVVLGGIVTGAQALSHRIERAEYWLLALVNAVGRLNLSLGQISLRTDRDTIDRAIFGLVDRTVALGTRARRLQSGLIHREMAMTVAGIALVTGVLLAAPLFF; from the coding sequence TTGCCGGGGCAATTGCGCTGTTCGCCGGGGTGGCGGGCGGTACGGATATCACGGCCAGTCTGCCTTTCCTGCCGGACCTGCCGATCCGGTTGGTGGCCAGCCCGCTGACGGCAACGCTGGCGCTGGTCGTCGCGACCGTCGCGGCCATGGTCCTGACCTATGCGGCGGGCTACATGGCGCAGGATCCGGAACGCCCCCGCTTTTTCGGCACCATGCTGATGTTCGTGGCCGCGATGCAACTTCTGGTGCTGTCGGGCGACTGGATCACACTTCTGGCGGCGTGGGAAATGATCGGTTTCGCCTCTTACCTTCTGATCGGGTTTTGGCACGGACGCAACGGAGTGCCCGGGGCGGCCATGAGGGCGTTCCTCTATACCCGGACGGCCGATCTGGGCCTCTACCTCGCGGCCTTCCTGCTGATCGGTATCGCCGGAACCTCCGAGATATCGGCCACGCTTGCCACCACCGGCACCCCGGCGCTGATCGCGGGCCTGCTGCTCTTGTTCGCGGCGATGGGCAAGTCGGCGCAGGTGCCGATGCAGGACTGGCTGATGCGGGCGATGGCGGGACCAACGCCGGTGTCTGCCCTGCTCCACTCGGCCACGCTGGTAGCGGCGGGGGCGATCCTGCTGATCCGGACCGCACCGATGTTGCCTGGCGGCGCGCTTCTGGCAATCGGGATTGTCGGCGGGGCGACGGCGGTGATTGCCGGGCTAATGGCACTGGCCGCAACGGACCTCAAGCGTCTGCTCGCCGCCTCAACCGCCAGCCAGTACGGGCTGATGCTGATCGCGGTGGGGGCCGGGGTTCCCATCGCCGCCCTTCTGCACCTGATCGCCCATGCGGCGATCAAGTCGGCGCTGTTCCTTGGCGCCGGCGTCTTCCAGCACGACCGCGAGAGCACGGATCTTGACACGCTTGCGGGCGCAGGTCGCACCCGGCCCGGCATCTTTGCGGGCTTTGCCGTGGCAGCTCTGGCGCTGGCCGGGCTGCGACCGCTCGCTGCCTTCTATTCCAAGGACGCAATACTCGCCGCGGCTCTCGATAGCCCCTCTGCCGCGTGGTTGCTGCCGCTGGCCCTTGCCGGGTCGGTGCTGACCGGGGCTTATATGGGCCGGGCATTGAAGGTGCTGTGGTCCGGCACGCCGGAGAAGCCCCACGATCCAGTGCCGCTTATGGCCGTCGGCATGGGCGTTCTCGTGGCACTCGCCGCCACGCTCGGCCTTGTTTTCAAACCGCTGGAGGCGATGCTGGGCGCGCATCTGGCCGAGCCCGGCTGGATCGTCCCGGCCATGGGGCTGGCGGTGGGTCTGGCCGGGCTGGCGCTTGGCTGGCTGCTGGCCCCCGCCCGCCTTCTGGGTCCGCTGCTTGCACCTGCGCGGGATGGGTTTCCAATTGCAGGGGGTTTGGACGCCCTCGTGGTCCGCCCGGCGCTGGCCCTGGCGCGGCTGTGCGACCGTCTGGATAGCTGGATCATCCGCCGTGTCGTGCTGGGCGGCATCGTCACAGGCGCACAAGCGCTGTCACACCGGATCGAGCGCGCCGAATACTGGCTTCTGGCGCTGGTCAACGCGGTTGGCAGGCTGAACCTGTCTCTCGGACAGATCAGCCTGCGCACCGACCGTGACACCATCGACCGCGCAATCTTTGGCCTTGTCGATCGCACAGTCGCCCTCGGCACCCGCGCCCGCCGCCTGCAAAGCGGCCTTATCCACCGCGAAATGGCGATGACCGTCGCCGGAATCGCCCTTGTCACCGGCGTACTCCTCGCCGCCCCGCTTTTCTTCTGA